Within the Taeniopygia guttata chromosome 15, bTaeGut7.mat, whole genome shotgun sequence genome, the region GTCGAGCGGCTCTCGGGCTGCTGGTTTTCCTTGCTGCTCTCCAAGGCCAGGGTGAGGGGCTCCTGGCAGCCCTTCTCGTGCtccgtggggctggggggcggCGAGGGGGACGGCTGGGGTTCCGCCGGGCTGGCTGTGTGACACCAGGGCACAGGGGTCAGCGGGAGGGGACAGTGCAGGGAGCcagaaggagcaggaagggCAATTGGGGGATCCCTGTGGCTTTGCCCTCTAGAGAAGAGCGATACCAGCCAAGCTTCTCCAGTGGCTACAGCAAAgcaggaggtggtggtggtggaataattaaagagagaaaatgccACCAatacagcacaaaaaaatccagttacTGCTTTATGTCAGGCCCAAAGCCCAAGATTTTTGATGTGgctttccatttatttttgtttaaaatgaagGGGGTTGGGGATGAAAGGGGCTTCCCAGGATCTGGGTGCTAGTACTGGAGttggcagggacagctcttcccagtgctgggctgggagcaggacaAACTCCCTGGGATGCAGGGGATGGACACAGAAGTGGTGGGGACACTGATGGCACATGGGGACCACGGGGACAGTGATGTCACTTACCCTGGGAGGGTGTGGGCTGCTGGCTGatcccctggcccagctggtCTGTCAGCCAGAGTTGCATACGGATGAAAGGCTCCCGACCCTTCTGTGTCAGCTTGCTCCACGGTTTGGGCCGTGACAGCATGTCACTCACGCTGCCCTGGGACAGTCCCAGCACCTGGGACCACGCAGGTGTCACCCACAGAAGGTGAGGTGCGCTCCCCCCGTGCTGGGAAGCTGCCTGCCCTCCACCCCTGTGTCAGGGGAGGGGGAGCAGGATGCCACCCACTGCCACCCACTGCCCCACAGCATGTCTGGACCCTctgccccctgccatgggtgcTGATGGTGGGTCCCCCTGGGATACTCAGGCGATGGGAGGCTGGTCCCCAAAGGGCTCTGTTTAGGGGACTGGGCATTCTTGGGGGGAAGTGCCACCAACCAATTAGTGGTGGCCACTGGGAGACTGGGGTTGGGTCAGACCCAAGGACTCAGAGTCCTCCAAGGGGAAACAGACCAGGGAAAAGGAAGACTCTGGAAGGAGCTGGTGAAGGCCATCAATGAGCCCCAGGCTCTGGGTCACGGAGCAGAGAGGACACCAGACCCCCTTTCTCCAGGCTGGTACCTTCTCTCCAAAGATCCTCTGGCAGATGCCGTTCTTGGCCAACTTCTCCTTGACCTGCCGGGTCAGCTCCAGCGTGTCCACCTCCCTGTACATGTACATCTCATACTGCTCTGGCGTCAGCGGCGGCACCGTTGGTTTCAGGGTCCGTGGCACGTACGTGGGGTAGTAGGACAGACGCCCACCAGCCGCCGGCTCCACGCCGGCTCCCTCCGCCTTCATCTCCGACAGCCGCTGCAGCTCCTCGTCCGCCGGCTGCAGCTCGTCCTCGTTGGTGCCCCCCTCGCCGTGCTCGCCCCGTGGCCAGCCCCGGCCGTTGGCCATGCTGGAGTAGctcgaggaggaggaggacagcGAAGGCGACACGGAGGTGTAGGGCCGGCTGAGCAGGCTCCGCTCCGACGCCCAGTGCTGGTCGAAGTAGGAGCCGGCGTCGCCGATCTCCGACTTCACCTTCCGGATGATGCTCTGGACAAAGGCGGCGGGGGACAGCACGGCCAGGGGCGTCTGCGGCGGGCCGGGGCTGGCCCCGCTGGCCTCCTCCTGCTTGACCAAGGCAGGGGCGATGTTCTGGCTGACGGTGGCCAGCGTGGAGCGCTCGGTGGGTGCCGTGTCCCCACCACGCCCGCTGGCCCCCGACTCCATGTCCAGCAGCGCCTGCTGCTGCGCCTGCATCTCCCGCCGCGCCTGCTCCAGGATGCTCTTGATGGCgtcctctgagctgctgccacccGCCCCGTTGGCCACTGCCTGCGATGCTGACGGTGTTTTGGGCTCTCCTGCAGAGAAAAGGGGTGAGGGCAGCCCCAAGGAGCAGCACACGTCGTTTACTGTGTGGCCACAGCTCAAAGTATGGGAGAAAAGTGGTTTATCCTGATCCGGTTTGGACCAGCAGCATCCACAAAGCAACAGTTTCAGCAGCCCAACTCAAAGCCAACTTCTTTTTTGATGATTGTGAAATAAATCCCATTACCAACAATGCGATAGACAAACAtgtttgttttccctgcctGTTTTTCCACCGTTCCCGTTTAATTTAATTCTGCGGGATTCTGCTTTCTCAGCAGACTACCtgttttaatgtatttcatttCTTGTAATTgactgtgagagcagctgctttAATGATCCTCATGCCAGATGGATCCTGAATACTCATTTAATCATCTGctttggggcaggagggaggaaaagagtgCATCCAAAGTTTCTGAAAGCCCAGATTTGAACTCTGCTGCACAGGGACTCTTCCATCCCATGTGGCATTTCCTTCCAATATGCCCTAAAATTCTCCATGGATGTCAACGGGCGAAACGCCCCCAAAAAAGCTAATTTTTGGGATGGGACCCACAGCCACAGATCACCCAGCCACTAGCACTCCTTtgggtgctgctgccacagggcagagcagggacttggAGCCACCCCCATGGCAGCACCTACCTCCCTTCTGCGACTCAATCTCCTTTTTTGCCTGCTCCAGGATGCTTTTGATGGCGTCGTCGGAGCCGGTCTCCGGTGTCCTGATCCGTGGCGTGATGCTACCTGATCAAAGAGGCAGGATAACAGCTTTGTCACCAGCACTGGTTTTACAAGCTCCACTTGTATGTCAGGAAGTATTTACTGCTCCTCATGTTCGGTTATTTTTAGGGATGCTGGTTTGAAGACAAATGTCACTCCCAATTAGTCGCTACCGGAGCACAGGGAGCCTTGGTAGCcctggctgccagctcctgcctctggcACGGCATCTCCCACCACCTTGCTCATCCCAACCAAGGGCACCTTCTCCCCAGGAGCAGAGACACGGGCACAGAGACtatgtccccatccctggcactgtGCAAGACAAGCGTTAATGATGGATCAGATCCAGGGGATAAATCAGAGCCCTCCAGGCTGAAACCAGCAGGTGCATGGACCATGGACGTGCATTGTCCAGTCCTGGTGCCACCACAGGGACTCGAGTGAccagctgccactgctgagaTGTCACCGGCAGCCACTGTCCCTGGAGATGGGAGTCACCCTTCCGTGGCAGTGCCAACGCCGCGCCAAGGTTCCACAGCATTAaaacttcattattttaatgaaatattccCGAGCACATTGATTCATACGGCACGGAACAGCCTAATGAATAATTAAATGGCACTTGTCAGAATAAATGAGTAAAGCACGTCCGGGGATGCAGCTTCCAGGCCATGGGTTGTTGTTAATTGCTGCCGTTTGCCAGGGCTCATCCCACCCGGCagccagctccatcccagcagggaaaaTCCCGGGGTGCCACTGGTGGGACCAGCATCCCAGCACATCATGGGGCATGGGGCACCCCAGGATGCTGCCAGGGTGAACTGGGGTGCACTGGGATGGGATGCCAAAGCATTGCTTGAGCATCCCGGGACAGGACGTGttggccagggccaccccaacCACTCACCTCTCTGGCGCACCTGGATAGTCCTCAGGGCCAGCACGTTCTGCTCGTCGGACAGGAACTGCTTCATCTTGATGAACGGCTCCTTGCCCTTCACCGTCAGCTTGTGCCAGGGCTTGGGCCGTGCCAGGATCTCGCTGACGGAGCCCTGCGACAGCCCCAGCACGTAGTGCCCAAAGACCCTCTGCCCGATGTTGtgcttcagcagctgctccttcacCTGGAAGGCGATTTCGGCCgtgtccagctgctcctcctcgCTGGAGCTGCCGGCGCTGCCCTCGGGGGGCTCGCCGGgagggctggtggcactggcGGCCGGCACGGGGACAGGGTGCACGGTGCTGCTTTTGGCCCCGAAGAAGGATGAGGGGAAGGGCGgtgccccactgctgccctcGCTCTTGTAGCTGGGCAGCGGGAGGTGGGGAGCCTTGGGGTCCCCCGAAAGCCGCTCGCCCCCTGGGAAGGGGGACAGCGAGAAAGTCCGGGGACCATCGGGGGCCATGCCAGGGCCAGGCAGCGTTGGGAGGGGAGTGGGGGATGCGGGGTCATCGGCTGGGGCGTGGTGAGGGGATGGGTACGGCTGCTCCATGCCCAGTGGATCCTTCCCTGACTCGTCTTCGGAGTGATCCTCCTCTAGAGAtgaaggagagagagggagacaCACTAGAGTCCCCCTGGCCTGTAACCAAAcagctcctgcctcagtttccccagatGACATCCCACCCCACCACAGTCAGGCCAGGATCTGTCCCTGCCACCCACGTCCCCATGGATATTCCCAGCGGGATGCCACAGAATCTAGGGTCCCTACCAGTGGTGGCCAGCAGGCTGGGCTTCTCCAGCAGGTACTTCTGGGAGGGGTAGAAagcctccttccccagcagcagggcctcCTCTGCCTTCGAGATGCTCTGCAAGGAGCCAAGGCGAGATGGGGACAGGCGGCGGAGGCACCGtcggcagggctggcacagcccggCCAGCGCCTCGGGACGTGCCATGGCACTTGcctggggcaggctgcagccGGCAGAGGCCACCTTCATCGCCTTCAGGATGCTGGGAGGGAGACAAGGGGGTGCTGAGAGGGTGACAAGGCGGCCGTGGCCACGTCACAGCGCGCCGCAGACACCGGCCAGGCAGCCGTGGGCAGCGGTCAAGCCATACCTCAGCTCTGTTTTGATCTCCTCGTAGTcagcctgtgcctgcagcttctcctccagcttCTGTGGAGCAGAGGAGGGGACTCCTTGCAGCACGGCCGGAGCCACGTCCCCCACCCCTGGCACGCCCCAAGCCCCCGCGGGCGCACCTCGATGGCCTCGTTCTTGGCGGCCAGCTGCCCCTCCAGCTCGGCGATCTGGGTGGCAGAGgactcctccagctcctgcagcgaGCTCTGGAGGTGCTGGACGTCCTTCAGGAGCCGCAGGATCTCCCGGTCCttggcagccagagctgcctccaacCTCGACCCTGAGCACATGGAATAGTTCACTTTGtcctgctgggagaggggaCACTGTCAGCTCCCGGCCACCCAAGGGGGGGACAAGGGCCACCCTCCCCACTGGACATACCCCATAGGAAGCAGGTGAGCCCAGGGCTCAGCCTGGTGCACTGGGGACCCTGGTGACACGGCCCTGGAGAGGGACAGACCTTTCTTTTGCCCTTAAACTTCTCCCAGACGCCTTTCAGTGCTCTGGAGGTGCATGTCCCTTTCTCCGTGGGACAAAGGGCACAGCCAGTGCCACCACCTCAGGGTGAAAACACTCCTCAGGCATTTTGGGCTTGCTCCCCAACATGGTGGGTGCTCCCAAACACAAAAAGGTGCTCCTGCATCAGCGAGGTGCTCTCAAGCGCTATGGGATGCTCCTGGCTGTGACAgatgctgccagctgcagggggatgctgctggccctggggtTGTTCCTGTCCCCGAGGGGTGCTCCTGTCCCCAAGGGGTGCTCCTGGCCCCGGGGATGCTCTCACCCCCGTGCTGCCCGTCGGGGAGCAGCAGGCCAGGCGCAGGGAGCTGTTGACGGCCGCCAGCTGCTCCCTCAAGCTCTCCACTTCCCTCTGCGCCGCCTCCGCCCGCTGCAAGAGAACAGAGCAGGAATcacaccaggcactgcagctcATCCCACCCCACACAGGCTCCAGGATCTGCCCCAGTCTGTGCCTCTCCTGAGCACCTCGCTCCCACCCCCAGCATCATAAGCCCAGCCCAGATATTTAAACTCCCCCCATGTATTTAAGGTCCCCATGTCCTAACACAGTTCCTGATCCCAATCCTTCAGCACTGGCTGCAGACCATCTCCAGGACACCaatttttttccaccaaaaGAATGGTTTTATTTACACAAATTGTTCTTTAGATCTCTTTTATTATCCACATGCCTTTATTTGTACCTacattttcagaataaaataaaacaagttaAGAGGAATGGACGGGACCAGGAGAGATTACAACTGAATCTAACACAAGAAAAGTGTGGGTTGTGCCCTAAAACACCTGTGAGAGTCTGGAGGTGACAagtgccagctccagcagccagaTGGAGCCTGACAGGAACCCAAACATACCCTTGACCCCACACATGGGGCAGGGGGTCCCACCAGAGGGAGGAAACCTGAGCTTTCCTTTGTAGGGATTCCTAATCCTGCTGCCTGTCAACCTTTTATCAGTTTTGGGGACAGACATCCAGGCCACACAGATGTTCAGGGTGTGTGCAGCACCCCGGGCTCTGCAGGACCaacctcagcagctcctgcaaagTCAGCTCCTGGCTCACCTGGTTGGCTTTTTCAAGGTTGGTCATGATCATGGCAACTTCATCTGCCCTGTGACAGAAAACAAGAGGTGTCAGCGGgcatggaggcacagacacagcCCAGGACATGGGTTAAGGCTGAGGGATAAGGACCTCACTGTTGGAAATGATATAACTTTCAACATTTTATTCTAACTTTAGTCAGGGGCTTATTTGCCTTTGCCCAGGGGGAGGGGAATTGAAGTTTCTCTTCAAAAGACTCCTGTTCTCCCATGGGAAGAACTGGGAGTAGCCAGGAGATAAACAGGAGATAAGTGAACATTAACAAACATTTCCCCCTGGTGGGTCGGAGACACCTGGTCTGGGAAAAGATGGATAAGAGAACCCAATGATGAGGCCCTTTCAAGGTGAAGGGATAAATAAACAATAGGAGATGGAATACTAAGAATTGTGTCTTTGAGACCAACGAATGTGaatttctgtggggtttttatgtACAAATACATGAAAGGTCTGGTACAAAACCAGGTGTGATTGAATGATTTTCACTGCACAACCCAGGCATGCGTGGATGAAAcaatttctgttgcacatcctggtCAGAATAAAGTAATGCCTTGGTTCTCCAACACTTCAAAAATGTTGTTGgagattttctgtttttcccGCAGTTTCGGTGACACCACGACTCAGGATGTTCCTGCAGTGGCTTCGAGTATCTCAGCTCCTCAAGTAGCACCACGGAGatgtcccagtgctgccagaAGTGTCTTGGCTGAGCTTTGAGCAcaacccagccctgctgggaacTTACTTGGATGCCGCTTCCTCGTCGTATTTACAgcgcagctccagcagctccgtCTGGGTGGCCTTCAGCGctggcaggaggaagaggagggtgagCTGTGGGGTGGGGGCTTGGCCCTCCATGGTCAGCAGCCCCTGTCCCGGCCCCACTACCTGCGTGGAGCACTTTGATCTTCTCCTCTGCCTCCCCCAGCCGAGCGGCCAAGGTGACCTGAGCTTCCTGCAGGCCCCTGCGAGAGACGGGCACCAGCGATGTACCGGGGGCACCGCTGCCGTGCcaaccccacagccccccaaaatcatACAGAGACCCCTCAACGAGTCCCTTCCTCTACCCCATCACTCACTGAAGCCAGGAAAAATCCACAAGTGGCTACCACGATGTGTCCAAGCTGTGTTATCCCTCAATGTTAAGGGCtgacatttttaatgtttattgcCCAAAGTGTAAAAAAACTCACTTTGGGTTGAAAACGGTCCCTGATCCCTGAGGCTGAAACCCCTCTGAGGAGGGGATGGCAGCCCACCCCCCCTGTAATTAACTGGTGGAGGGGGAAGCAATCAGGGGAAAGTTATTCTGCATTATTTATAGCCTGCGCTTGCCAGGAACTTACTCGCAGAGATCTGCAATTTAGGGTTTAAAGATTCTTCATTTGTTTCCCGGTGCAGCGTGTTAAGGAATAACAATGAAGGCACCAGAGCCTCCGAATTAAAAGGTCATCTAATGAGGTTCATAGACCGACCTGGATTCAACCCCACTAGTCCGAGCAAAGCCATGTGCCAGGGGTACAGGAGGGACCTGTCCCGGCTGTGCCCGTGCCTGCtgctcccccaaaaccccctgggactggggatggacagacagacggaCACTGGGAGAGTCTGAGACGGTGTCGGGTTTCTGAGCGTGACCTCCCAACTGGACAGCAAAGGGAAGGAGAATGGGGATGGATAAGACACCCCTCAACCCCATGCAGGAGTGGGGACAGAACCACGGGGACAGAGCCAGGTGTCCTCAGCGCCCCAAAACCCGGCACTCACGTACTTCTGCTTGTCTGCCTCATTTCTCTGCAGCGAGGTCTCTGTGGCGGCCGCTTGGCCGGGCAGCGGGGGCTCTGCTGCCGGCGACTTCCCCTCCCTGCGCTCTGCGGGGGGACACAGTCACACGGCTGCGGAGGGGACAGCAGCGGTGGCCAGGGgacagctcctggccctggcacCCACCCGCCATtccagggatgctgagggcacCGCGGTACCTTTGGTGCTGCCGAGCTCCAGCTGCTTCttccagggccggctgagatccttcagcggcggcggcggttcAGGCTCCAGgcgctggagctgctgcagccgaTCCTCCAGGCTCCGGGCAGCCTCCAGCACAGGAGCGGGGTCTGCGGGGTGGGCGGTGGGCGgtgagcagcagggatggcCCTCCACAGGccctctgccacctccccgTGCCATGGGGACACGCCAGGtcctgcctttcccacagcCTTGGGGACACGCCAGGTCCTGccttgtcggaactcaaaatgtccctcagacatttttagaggttccaggccttggtcaaaagcatattagaccctggcaagcagctgaaaacagctgtgatcttgagtttgaaccatggaatgagttaccaactttgaaggtggaacaagcggtcacagagagttagatggtatagtaaaagtagtcacaaattagagggaaaaatttttttagtattgttcaggggggttttaacacctgtacaggggggttttactttgtacatgggggtcaggagttctaagatggaggaaagtgggcctgatcctgttcttcctcttccttcttccttacctccatgttcttggtgatgttggcactcacagattggtttagagtagaagagcacattgtaacatagatagtaggtattggggaaaatctgtaaacatataatacgtaatatatcatataaaagatagtagcAGCTTGGGGCGGggagagacgacggagacaccggacagtgagggtgtcagggtgtgtgagtctctgcctgagctgtgagcaaaccacagcagcccaaaaagacaatcttttaggtaacttgcaataaactgccttgagaccgaaccacaagaggctgtggagtctttctttggaagcacgggttggaggagagacttttccaccacacgagacccctgaatcaatcccggggttctcacactGCCTTTCCCAAAGCCTTGGGGACACTCCAGGTCCTGCCTTCCCGGGGATGCCCTGAGTTCTGCCACCCCAGGTGCCATGGGGATATCCCTGGCGTCCTGCCTTTCAGGGGGCACGGGGGCATCACCTCCCAGGGCACCGGTGGCTCCGGCAGGGCCGCTTTGGGCACAGACAATGGAGGTTTGTGCCGAGGTAAGCAGGTGCATCCGGAGCCGTCCGTCTTCCCTCTGTCAGCATTACACCATCATTAGCTAGTGTCTGCTCAGCGGGGTGTGCCATTATGTCTCCCAGGGCTGATGTAATTATACATTGACATAATTAACCCAGCAAGCCCATTAAGCAGGCCAGCTAAAAATTCATCTATAATTATTTGTTGTGTGCATGCTAATGAGTCCATCTGCACTGCCATTGTACAACATGAACAAATTAATTTACAAGTCTGGATTTTTTAATAAGTTCAAGAAAATGCCTCCTATTGAGCCAGGTTAATGTAGATTTtcggtttgttttttttttttggttttttttttttcatagaaaagaagatgaaagaaaatagaTTTGAATTCTCCAGGGTCAAAAAGTTAGGCAAACAGGGAAGTGGGATGGAGTTGGGCACGCTACCGTACAGCATGGACACGTGG harbors:
- the CUX2 gene encoding homeobox protein cut-like 2 isoform X1; the protein is MLGGGPGGDRGGPGGCPVPAGRGAGPGGGGRAGGWSPLPPLPPRPSAAPGSPKMAAEVGSMCRYRTRFDARRLQVIALSKRSKEAETAFLSAYKQLLEAPAGTVPGTAGTVPGTAGTVPGTAGTVPGTAGTVPGTAGTVPSTAGTVPGTAGVADRGRRMVLWRSQPKRGEEAAFAIAVFQPLSQMHLDIRKGIHLLSPCSNTAAIPTCLFDDPAPVLEAARSLEDRLQQLQRLEPEPPPPLKDLSRPWKKQLELGSTKERREGKSPAAEPPLPGQAAATETSLQRNEADKQKGLQEAQVTLAARLGEAEEKIKVLHAALKATQTELLELRCKYDEEAASKADEVAMIMTNLEKANQRAEAAQREVESLREQLAAVNSSLRLACCSPTGSTGDKVNYSMCSGSRLEAALAAKDREILRLLKDVQHLQSSLQELEESSATQIAELEGQLAAKNEAIEKLEEKLQAQADYEEIKTELSILKAMKVASAGCSLPQASAMARPEALAGLCQPCRRCLRRLSPSRLGSLQSISKAEEALLLGKEAFYPSQKYLLEKPSLLATTEEDHSEDESGKDPLGMEQPYPSPHHAPADDPASPTPLPTLPGPGMAPDGPRTFSLSPFPGGERLSGDPKAPHLPLPSYKSEGSSGAPPFPSSFFGAKSSTVHPVPVPAASATSPPGEPPEGSAGSSSEEEQLDTAEIAFQVKEQLLKHNIGQRVFGHYVLGLSQGSVSEILARPKPWHKLTVKGKEPFIKMKQFLSDEQNVLALRTIQVRQRGSITPRIRTPETGSDDAIKSILEQAKKEIESQKGGEPKTPSASQAVANGAGGSSSEDAIKSILEQARREMQAQQQALLDMESGASGRGGDTAPTERSTLATVSQNIAPALVKQEEASGASPGPPQTPLAVLSPAAFVQSIIRKVKSEIGDAGSYFDQHWASERSLLSRPYTSVSPSLSSSSSSYSSMANGRGWPRGEHGEGGTNEDELQPADEELQRLSEMKAEGAGVEPAAGGRLSYYPTYVPRTLKPTVPPLTPEQYEMYMYREVDTLELTRQVKEKLAKNGICQRIFGEKVLGLSQGSVSDMLSRPKPWSKLTQKGREPFIRMQLWLTDQLGQGISQQPTPSQASPAEPQPSPSPPPSPTEHEKGCQEPLTLALESSKENQQPESRSTPALGGKTYPNSQGPVGIQEIVAMSPELDTYSITKKVKEVLTDNNLGQRLFGESILGLTQGSVSDLLSRPKPWHKLSLKGREPFVRMQLWLNDPHNVEKLRDMKKLEKKAYLKRRYGLMSAGSDSESPSARSECASPSAPPQDLSLLQVKKPRVVLAPEEKEALKKAYQLEPYPSQQTIELLSFQLNLKTNTVINWFHNYRSRMRREMLVEGAQDNDTDPEQSGGTAIPGRRAAHSPDSDTEDHKPVFVGGEPPCAAAPVKVKEEQGDAGGWSRRRDSRSPAGAAEGTGPPQEERGAAPQAPHAATPSAGSLPRRGGRAGATAAGPLPPPPPHPDSSQSSAGSSRCSLVVSPTSPSAASSPGLTGSASPGPSSAGPVSPALPPAPGPRLSSSVQRRHEKMANLNNIIHRLERAANREEALEWEF
- the CUX2 gene encoding homeobox protein cut-like 2 isoform X10 translates to MLGGGPGGDRGGPGGCPVPAGRGAGPGGGGRAGGWSPLPPLPPRPSAAPGSPKMAAEVGSMCRYRTRFDARRLQVIALSKRSKEAETAFLSAYKQLLEAPDPAPVLEAARSLEDRLQQLQRLEPEPPPPLKDLSRPWKKQLELGSTKERREGKSPAAEPPLPGQAAATETSLQRNEADKQKGLQEAQVTLAARLGEAEEKIKVLHAALKATQTELLELRCKYDEEAASKADEVAMIMTNLEKANQRAEAAQREVESLREQLAAVNSSLRLACCSPTGSTGDKVNYSMCSGSRLEAALAAKDREILRLLKDVQHLQSSLQELEESSATQIAELEGQLAAKNEAIEKLEEKLQAQADYEEIKTELSILKAMKVASAGCSLPQSISKAEEALLLGKEAFYPSQKYLLEKPSLLATTEEDHSEDESGKDPLGMEQPYPSPHHAPADDPASPTPLPTLPGPGMAPDGPRTFSLSPFPGGERLSGDPKAPHLPLPSYKSEGSSGAPPFPSSFFGAKSSTVHPVPVPAASATSPPGEPPEGSAGSSSEEEQLDTAEIAFQVKEQLLKHNIGQRVFGHYVLGLSQGSVSEILARPKPWHKLTVKGKEPFIKMKQFLSDEQNVLALRTIQVRQRGSITPRIRTPETGSDDAIKSILEQAKKEIESQKGGEPKTPSASQAVANGAGGSSSEDAIKSILEQARREMQAQQQALLDMESGASGRGGDTAPTERSTLATVSQNIAPALVKQEEASGASPGPPQTPLAVLSPAAFVQSIIRKVKSEIGDAGSYFDQHWASERSLLSRPYTSVSPSLSSSSSSYSSMANGRGWPRGEHGEGGTNEDELQPADEELQRLSEMKAEGAGVEPAAGGRLSYYPTYVPRTLKPTVPPLTPEQYEMYMYREVDTLELTRQVKEKLAKNGICQRIFGEKVLGLSQGSVSDMLSRPKPWSKLTQKGREPFIRMQLWLTDQLGQGISQQPTPSQASPAEPQPSPSPPPSPTEHEKGCQEPLTLALESSKENQQPESRSTPALGGKTYPNSQGPVGIQEIVAMSPELDTYSITKKVKEVLTDNNLGQRLFGESILGLTQGSVSDLLSRPKPWHKLSLKGREPFVRMQLWLNDPHNVEKLRDMKKLEKKAYLKRRYGLMSAGSDSESPSARSECASPSAPPQDLSLLQVKKPRVVLAPEEKEALKKAYQLEPYPSQQTIELLSFQLNLKTNTVINWFHNYRSRMRREMLVEGAQDNDTDPEQSGGTAIPGRRAAHSPDSDTEDHKPVFVGGEPPCAAAPVKVKEEQGDAGGWSRRRDSRSPAGAAEGTGPPQEERGAAPQAPHAATPSAGSLPRRGGRAGATAAGPLPPPPPHPDSSQSSAGSSRCSLVVSPTSPSAASSPGLTGSASPGPSSAGPVSPALPPAPGPRLSSSVQRRHEKMANLNNIIHRLERAANREEALEWEF
- the CUX2 gene encoding homeobox protein cut-like 2 isoform X3 → MEPRWSRGPRPAAPEVIALSKRSKEAETAFLSAYKQLLEAPAGTVPGTAGTVPGTAGTVPGTAGTVPGTAGTVPGTAGTVPSTAGTVPGTAGVADRGRRMVLWRSQPKRGEEAAFAIAVFQPLSQMHLDIRKGIHLLSPCSNTAAIPTCLFDDPAPVLEAARSLEDRLQQLQRLEPEPPPPLKDLSRPWKKQLELGSTKERREGKSPAAEPPLPGQAAATETSLQRNEADKQKGLQEAQVTLAARLGEAEEKIKVLHAALKATQTELLELRCKYDEEAASKADEVAMIMTNLEKANQRAEAAQREVESLREQLAAVNSSLRLACCSPTGSTGDKVNYSMCSGSRLEAALAAKDREILRLLKDVQHLQSSLQELEESSATQIAELEGQLAAKNEAIEKLEEKLQAQADYEEIKTELSILKAMKVASAGCSLPQASAMARPEALAGLCQPCRRCLRRLSPSRLGSLQSISKAEEALLLGKEAFYPSQKYLLEKPSLLATTEEDHSEDESGKDPLGMEQPYPSPHHAPADDPASPTPLPTLPGPGMAPDGPRTFSLSPFPGGERLSGDPKAPHLPLPSYKSEGSSGAPPFPSSFFGAKSSTVHPVPVPAASATSPPGEPPEGSAGSSSEEEQLDTAEIAFQVKEQLLKHNIGQRVFGHYVLGLSQGSVSEILARPKPWHKLTVKGKEPFIKMKQFLSDEQNVLALRTIQVRQRGSITPRIRTPETGSDDAIKSILEQAKKEIESQKGGEPKTPSASQAVANGAGGSSSEDAIKSILEQARREMQAQQQALLDMESGASGRGGDTAPTERSTLATVSQNIAPALVKQEEASGASPGPPQTPLAVLSPAAFVQSIIRKVKSEIGDAGSYFDQHWASERSLLSRPYTSVSPSLSSSSSSYSSMANGRGWPRGEHGEGGTNEDELQPADEELQRLSEMKAEGAGVEPAAGGRLSYYPTYVPRTLKPTVPPLTPEQYEMYMYREVDTLELTRQVKEKLAKNGICQRIFGEKVLGLSQGSVSDMLSRPKPWSKLTQKGREPFIRMQLWLTDQLGQGISQQPTPSQASPAEPQPSPSPPPSPTEHEKGCQEPLTLALESSKENQQPESRSTPALGGKTYPNSQGPVGIQEIVAMSPELDTYSITKKVKEVLTDNNLGQRLFGESILGLTQGSVSDLLSRPKPWHKLSLKGREPFVRMQLWLNDPHNVEKLRDMKKLEKKAYLKRRYGLMSAGSDSESPSARSECASPSAPPQDLSLLQVKKPRVVLAPEEKEALKKAYQLEPYPSQQTIELLSFQLNLKTNTVINWFHNYRSRMRREMLVEGAQDNDTDPEQSGGTAIPGRRAAHSPDSDTEDHKPVFVGGEPPCAAAPVKVKEEQGDAGGWSRRRDSRSPAGAAEGTGPPQEERGAAPQAPHAATPSAGSLPRRGGRAGATAAGPLPPPPPHPDSSQSSAGSSRCSLVVSPTSPSAASSPGLTGSASPGPSSAGPVSPALPPAPGPRLSSSVQRRHEKMANLNNIIHRLERAANREEALEWEF